The Nitrospinaceae bacterium DNA window TCCGATGCGCTGGAGGGCTCGGACGGCGCGCAGCGCCTGGCCGCCAAGATTTATGAGGATGACAAGGAATCCTACTTCCTTCCATGTCAGTACGATAATCCAGCTAATCCGAGGGCGCACGAGGAGACGACGGCACCCGAGATCATCGAGCAGACCCAAGGGCGCATCAATCATTTCGTTGCCTGTCTTGGTACAACGGGAACACTGGTTGGAACCGGACGAGGACTAAAAAAAAGAAAACCTGATGTGGTGGTGCATGCGGTCATGCCCTCGGATTCGTTTCATGGACTTGAGGGTATGAAGCATATTCCCACGGCGATTCGGCCTAAGATTTACGACGATTCGGTTCACGATCACTTGATCTTGGCGTCAACCGAGGAGAGCTATGATTTGGCCGAGCAGTTGACGCATGAGGAAGGGCTTTTTGTCGGTCATTCGGCCGGAGCCGCTCTCGCGGGTGTTCGCAAGGTGGCGCAGGAGGTGGGCCGCGGCGTGATTGTGACGATTTTTCCGGATAGCGGCGATCGGTATCTCAGTGAAATGCGTTAAGGAGAAGAAAGGTTGCACTTGTCATCAAAGCAGGTAGAGGTAATGCACCAACATGCGAGGGATGCTTATCCAGATGAATGTTGCGGGCTCATTGTCGGCCCCCCGGTAGGTGAATCCGGAAGTGGTGGCAGCGAGGAGAAGCGCTTGCTCCCCCTTCGCAACGTTCAAAATGAATACCATGAGCGCGACCCGGCAACCTACACGCGAACTGCTCGCCGGGCTTACTTGATCGATCCCTTTGAATTCGAGCGCATTTTGACAGAAGCCAAAGACAGCCAGGAGGTCCTTCGGGGAATTTTCCACAGCCACCCGGATGAGGAATCCTATTTTTCTCAAGAGGACAAAGATGCCGCAGTGCCCTTCGGAGATATCCCCTCTTTTCCGCATGCCGAGCAAATCGTCATGAGCGTTATGGGGGGGGAGGTAAAAGGGGCCAAGGTGTTCCTGTGGTCTTCTGATGAAAAGGATTTCCTCGAAGGCGAACTCGTTGTAGATGGGGAATGAAGGTGCCCCTCTCTCCTGGTCTTGCTGGCACCTCGGCGCTGATTTTGGGGGCCGGGGGGCTTGGGTCTCCCGCTGCTCTTGCGCTGGCGGCCTCCGGGGTCGGGCGAATCGGTATCGTTGATGACGATGCCGTTGATCTCTCCAACCTTGCACGACAGATACTTCATCGCACGGAGGATATAGGGCGGGCAAAGGTGGCCTCCGGCAAAGAGCGCCTCTTGGCTCTGGCCCCCAAAGTCGAGGTTCGGACATACCCGGTTCGATTGTCCGATGAAAATGCCGCAGAGATCATTAGGGGCTACGGCGTCGTTCTCGATGGGAGTGATAATCTCGCGGCCAGATTGAGTATGAACGATGCCTGTGTGCTTGAGGGGCGACCGCTTGTCACGGGTGGCATTCTCCGGTTTTTTGGGCAGTTGATGACGGTTATTCCTGGGAAGACACCGTGTTACAGGTGTGTGTTTGGTGCCCTTGAGGGTGGCCGCGAGGGTCCCTCGTGTGCAGAGGCCGGCGTGTTCGGGGCCATTGCCGGCATCATCGGCATGGCGCAGGCGGGCGAGGCTGTGCGCATCCTGGCGGGCTTTGCCCCGGCCTGGGCGGGGAAACTGGCCACCGCAGATTTTTGGAAAAGGAAATTTGGCGCCACAAAACTTAAAAATGATCCCTCTTGCCCTGCATGTGGAAAATTATTTCGAGACAATCGAGATGAAGAGGGGCTGGTGCATGGCTCGGAGCCGGTATTCACCAATTAGAGCGCCGAGGGCTAGGTGACGATGAAAGGCCCCTTCTAGGCGTGCGAATTGAAAGGATAGGATGAATGAAGATATCGACGAAAGGCCGCTACGCGGTCATTGCCATGGTTGATTTGGCGAGGCATTCGCAAACACATCCCATTCCCCTGCCTCAAATTGCCAACCGCCAAAATATTAGCCAGCATTATCTTGAGCAGCTTTTCGTCAAAATGCGCCGCGCGAATCTCGTGAAAAGTACGAGGGGTCCCGGTGGCGGTTATGTCCTGGCGATGCCCACCTCTCAAATCACGATGAAAGATCTTCTTTCTGCCGTCGAGGAGGATATTGTGCCGGTGGATTGTGATGACAATGGGACCGTGAATTTCACGAACCCAGCGGTTAGCGGGAGCCGCCAACTCTGGCTGAAACTTGAGGAGGCCATCAATAAAACATTAACGGAAACCACGCTGGAGGAGTTGTGCGCCGTGCCGGGAAATGACGGCGATGATATGAAAATTCCAGATTTTCAGGTCAGCATTTAAATACCGCCTCCCCATCGTTGAATCTACTTTCTCATCGTGGCTTTTCGTGGAGGTAGGGTCCATGATTTCTAGATATTCTATCCTTGGTGTTTTTTTCTTTGCGCTCATAGTCGCCTGCTCTTCGTTGGCTGCAGGTCAACAACTTCCACTCGGAGATATTAAGCTTCCTCCCGGTTTTCGCATCACCGTTTTCGCTCGTAACGTGCCGAACGCAAGGTCAATGGCTTTGAGTCCCCGCGGAACGCTTTATGTGGGCACCCGCCGGGGCGGAAGAGTTTATGCCGTTCAGGATTTTAATCGCGACGGCAAGGCGGATAAAGTCACGATCCTTGCCGAGAATATGAATTTCCCCAATGGCGTGGCTTTTCGAAACGGTTCACTTTATGTGGCGGAAATTAACCGTATATTGAGGTATGACGGCATCGAGGATAGGCTTGATAATCTGCCTGCGCCCGTTGTCGTCAATGATCGATTCCCCCGCGATGTGCATCATGGTTGGAAATTCATCAGATTTGGTCCCGACGGGCGCCTATATGTTCCAGTAGGCGCCCCCTGTAATGTCTGCGGGCCGCCTGCCCCCTATGCCTCGATACTAAGACTCTCTTTAAATGGGAAGTCATGGGAAGTATTCGCTCGGGGAATTCGCAATTCCGTTGGATTTGATTGGCATCCCCAGACAGATGAACTCTGGTTCACCGATAATGGCCGGGATCGTTTAGGAGATGATTTGCCGCCGGATGAATTGAACCATGCCCCCAAGAAGGGGATGCACTTCGGTTTTCCCTTTTGTCATGGAAAATCGATTTTAGATCCGAAATGGGGCCAAGGCAGGGATTGCCGTAAATTTGCGCCGCCCGCCGTCGAGCTGGGGCCTCATGTTGCCTCCCTTGGAATGCGCTTCTACAAGGGGGATATGTTTCCTCCCCGCTATCGA harbors:
- a CDS encoding cysteine synthase family protein codes for the protein MTEITAQAIRKIEDSPILQQIGNTPLLKIRIFEKEFPEVEVYAKAEWFNPGGSVKDRAALSMVRDGLERGLLRPGITLLDSTSGNTGIAYAMIGAALGIPVKLVLPENASEERKSTLKAYGVEIVYSDALEGSDGAQRLAAKIYEDDKESYFLPCQYDNPANPRAHEETTAPEIIEQTQGRINHFVACLGTTGTLVGTGRGLKKRKPDVVVHAVMPSDSFHGLEGMKHIPTAIRPKIYDDSVHDHLILASTEESYDLAEQLTHEEGLFVGHSAGAALAGVRKVAQEVGRGVIVTIFPDSGDRYLSEMR
- a CDS encoding HesA/MoeB/ThiF family protein, with translation MPLSPGLAGTSALILGAGGLGSPAALALAASGVGRIGIVDDDAVDLSNLARQILHRTEDIGRAKVASGKERLLALAPKVEVRTYPVRLSDENAAEIIRGYGVVLDGSDNLAARLSMNDACVLEGRPLVTGGILRFFGQLMTVIPGKTPCYRCVFGALEGGREGPSCAEAGVFGAIAGIIGMAQAGEAVRILAGFAPAWAGKLATADFWKRKFGATKLKNDPSCPACGKLFRDNRDEEGLVHGSEPVFTN
- a CDS encoding Rrf2 family transcriptional regulator produces the protein MKISTKGRYAVIAMVDLARHSQTHPIPLPQIANRQNISQHYLEQLFVKMRRANLVKSTRGPGGGYVLAMPTSQITMKDLLSAVEEDIVPVDCDDNGTVNFTNPAVSGSRQLWLKLEEAINKTLTETTLEELCAVPGNDGDDMKIPDFQVSI
- a CDS encoding sorbosone dehydrogenase family protein — protein: MISRYSILGVFFFALIVACSSLAAGQQLPLGDIKLPPGFRITVFARNVPNARSMALSPRGTLYVGTRRGGRVYAVQDFNRDGKADKVTILAENMNFPNGVAFRNGSLYVAEINRILRYDGIEDRLDNLPAPVVVNDRFPRDVHHGWKFIRFGPDGRLYVPVGAPCNVCGPPAPYASILRLSLNGKSWEVFARGIRNSVGFDWHPQTDELWFTDNGRDRLGDDLPPDELNHAPKKGMHFGFPFCHGKSILDPKWGQGRDCRKFAPPAVELGPHVASLGMRFYKGDMFPPRYRGQIFIAEHGSWNRSTPIGYRVRLVRLDNGRPVSYENFASGWLKKGKAWGRPVDIQLMPDGAMLVSDDFAGAIYRISY